Within the Solibacillus silvestris genome, the region TATCCAGCCCGCCAAATGTTTTTACTGTTTCCATATTAAAATCAAAACATAAGTCTGTCGGAATCGTTCCTACGAGCCCGTCCATCGCTGTCCATGTTTTTGCATTTGCAAAGACAGGAATATTATATTTACGTGCAATGACACCAAGCCCTTTAATATGGTCACTATGCTCATGAGTTACTAAAATACCTGATAAATTTTTCATATCACGATCTATATTAGCAAACAGTTGCTCCATTTTCTTTCCGCTTAAGCCTGCATCAATCAAAAATGAATGTTCATCATTTTCTACGTAGACTGCGTTTCCTGTACTGCCACTTGCTAAAACGCTAAATCGCATTTTTAAAACTCCCTACTCTTCCAAATCCTCTGTCTGCTCAACAATTTCGGATAAGTCATTTTGGATCTCCACAATTCGTCCTTGTACCGCATTCACAAAATGTATTTCTTCTGTGTCATCAGTCAGCTTTACCCGTACTTCCCATGTCGGTGCAAATACTTGTGTTTGCGTTAATTGAACAATTGTAGAGTAGCCTAGATTCATTTCCGTAATCTGAGAATCGGGTTTTAATAAATTCTTTCCATATAGAATCTGCAATACTTGTCTTGCAGTTAATAGATTTTGCTGTTTATCTAACTTTTCATGCTTTTCCAGCATTGTTTGCTCATAGGAAACAATGCGGTTTTCATCATCCCAATAAAGTTTTACATAACCACGCACATTATAATACAGTGTTACGTCATTCACCTTCTGGAAAAATGTCGCTTCTTTTTTCTCTTTATCGATATCCCAAAGCACATAGGAATCACCTTCATATACATTGTTGTGGACAAAGTCAGTATAGGAATCTCGGGTATCGCTTTTCTGAAGCTTTACAGGCTTGTCCATCGTCACAATCAGCTTATTGTTATTTTCTATCTTTGCGCTTTGATTCTTAAAGTATGGCACTTCAGATGGAGAGAAATTTTTAATTTGTCCGGAATAATATGCTGCACTTTCCTTATTGTTCGGAAGGGCAATATACGTTATATTATCTCCCTTCAAACGTGCTTCAATTTCCATCGTTTCCCCTAAAACATCTATTTCCTGGCCTTCGTTATAGCTCTCTAAATACTGCGTATATAAAAAGATATTCAATACTAGAAAAACCCATATAAAAATAGTTTTCGTTCTACTCCAATCCAACTTCATCACCCCCTATTTCCTCGGGTGAAAGGCGTGTCCATACATTGTTTGTTACGGCAAACCATTTTGGCTCCAATACGAGGACTAAATCCGTATCCTGCTCTGATTCTTCAAGCGTTAATTCGTACCCAACAACGATTTCCTCTGTTTCATTAAATAATTTATTATCATTGGTACGAAGCAACTCAACTATTTGTTCCCCTGATTCCAGATCCCTCTGTACCTTTTCAATATTAGTACCCATTGAATAATAAGGGCGGCGGTAACGGAAAATACGGTTTTCACCCCAAGTAGTTACGAGACGCGTTGCCGTAACATTACTGTATACAGGAAGACCCTGTACAAATAGCTGATATTCTGTAATATGCCTATCAATGTCCATAGAAGAAAGGCGGTAATCCATTGTAAATCCACCATGGTCATTTATAAAATTATAACTGTCTATAAATAATCTTGTGGAAGGAATCGGTGCAATACTTTCTGCAGTCGGGTATACATAATTTATAATCCGATTTTGGCTATCAACTGTCATTAACGATGTCCCATCAGTAAACCTTTCAGATTGGGAACTTTCAATATTCCGTTGTACGATTTTTAAATCGGTGAACAGAATCTTTTTAAATAAATCAGGTTTAATCTCTTCAGTTAAATATCTGTACCTTGCTGATTGTATAGGATCTTTGGCCACATATAAAGAGCTTAGAGCATCCCGTTCAACTTCAACATATTGGCTATAATCATTTGCTGGTTCAATTACTTTCTCCATGAAATAATCTTTATCCGGCACGCTCGCATACGCTCTATATAATAATCGCTTTTCTGTGTTTAGGAAAAGCAACTGTAGCTGATCGCTATTCTCTACATTTGACCAGTCTACAATAAGACGTGTAAAGCTTACATCTGGTATTTCATTATCATTAAATGACAAGATATTTGAAAAAACGCGCAAAGGAATTTCTTCTTTAAAAAACATGGTTATACGATTATTCTTCCGCAGCATTTCGTTCATTTTACTGTCTGAAAGGTCACTGTTAATTACATCCATCTCGTAAACTTGCCATGAACGTAAGTGGCTGTATAATTCTTTCAAAGGTGTTGAAGAAACTGTCCCGTAAAATTGCTCATTTTGGCGATACAACAATCTGTATGGTTTTATTACTTCCTGTAAGTCCTTCGGTTTGCCGACAAGTACTTCCTCAATCTGGGTCTCCTTTATCGTTTCATATTCCGGTTTATAATTCCAAATAAGAAGTGTGAACACAATGCTGAGTAAAACGAGGAATGCTAATAAAAGAGATTTTATCTGTTCAACATACTTCATTCCCAATCCCCCGCTTCATCCAATTCATATGGCAATGTGAAGAATATCGTAGTGCCCTGGCCTTCCTCACTTTCTGCCCAAATTTTCCCGCCGTGTGCTTCAATCATTTCACGAGCAATTGCAAGACCTAAACCTGTTCCACCCATCGACCTTGCTCTTGCTCGGTCTACACGATAGAAGCGATCGAAAATTCGCGTTACATTTTCTTTCGGAATTCCCATACCATCATCTGAAATCATAACGCGAATCATATTATCATGAACGGTAAAACCAAAACGAATATTGCCGCCATCCGGAGAATATTTCAGTGCATTTGAAATAATATTATCGATCACCTGTGTAAGCTTATCGGTATCAATATCAACAAAATAGCTCTTTTCTGGAAGCAATCGGATAAATTCTACATTCTGTGACTTCGACATTTCAAAACGGTCAATAATTTGCGTGAAAAACTTATTAAATTCAACAAACTCCAGATTCAGTTCATATTCCTGGCTGTCCATTTTTGATAATTGTAGCAAATCATTTACAAGGCGTATCATACGCTCTGTTTCAGTTTGCGTAACGTTTAAAAATGTCGGCGCTATATTTTCATCTTTCCATGCACCTTCTGCAAGTGCTTCTAAATAACTCCGCATCGTCGTTAACGGCGTACGCAATTCATGGGAAACATTCGCAACAAATTCACGACGCTCCATATCAATTTTTTCCTGTTCGGTAATATCATGCAATACCGTAATCAGACCATTTACAAAACCTGTTTCCTTTTGAATTACAGAAAAGTTTGCACGTAACACATACGGTGCATCATTCATACTAAAATCAAGATTCACAGAATCTTTCATATGAATCAAGTCTTCAAAACTATACTCCTGGTCTAAGCGTAATACCGATGCAATCGGGCGGTTTAAAGTTGTTTCACGTGAATCATGAAGCAATTCCAATGCCGGATCATTAATCAATATAATTTTCCCTTTGCGGTCTGTGGCTATTACACCATCTGTCATGTTACTAAGTACACTTGCCAGTTTTCGGCGTTCAGCCTCTGTCGTGGATTGTGCTTCCTGCAGACGATTGGTTAAATGATTGAAGGCAATGGCTAACTGACCTATTTCATCTGTTCCGTATACACGCACTTTCCTTGCATAATTTCCTTTTGACATTGCCTGAGCCTGTTTTCGCATATCGGAAATAGGGCGAGTAATAGTTCGCGCAACTAAAATTCCTAATATAATGGTAATAGCAAGCGATACTGCAATACCTGCCGCAAAAATCCGGTTAATTTCATTTAGTTGCTCGTATACCTTTTCAATATTCGATTGAACGTAAATGACGCCTTTCAAATCCTCTTTAGATCCCACATTATCCATAATAGGAACAGCTAATATCCATATGCGCTGTCCTGTATCCCGATCCAATGAAATCTTATCCAACAGTGTTTCGGAAGACGCGGCCTGTTGTATAATTTCCTCATTTATACGCTGACCAACAATTGCCTGGTCGTCTTCGGAAGTAGCCAATATACGGTCGTGACGGTCCACTACATTGATTTTGTTAATATCTTCTGTAGAAAACCCCTGCAAAATCGGTTTTAAACTATCCTCTAATGAAGGCGGGGTATTTTCATCGCGTATCTTTAACATTTCTTCACGTACACTATAATGCACAAGCTCTATTCTTTGGCGAATCGAATCTTGGAAATTCGTTTTTAAATTCGTCTCCAGCTGCTTTGAGAAATAAATACCTATAATTTGAAGAGCAATAATAATTAATAGGACATAAATCAATACAAGCTTTACATGGATGGACTTAAAAAAGCTCACTTTTTGCATGTATTTTACTCCTGTTCAGGGTTTCGTAAGTAATAGCCTACTCCTCGTCTCGTAACAATCCATAAAGGGTGACTTGGATTATCTTCAATTTTTTCACGTAAACGGCGGATTGTTACATCCACTGTTCGTACATCACCGAAATAATCATAACCCCATACTGTTTGCAGCAAATGCTCACGCGTCATTACTTGACCAATATGTTTTGCTAAATAATGCAGTAATTCAAATTCGCGGTGTGTTAATTCAATTGACTCGTCACGCTTTAATACTAAATAGGCATCTGGCTGAATTGTTAAAGAGCCTACTACAATATCATTCGTTTCCGCCTGTGCTTCTTCTATTTGAGCAGGCACATTTAATCTGCGCATATTCGCTTTTACACGGGCGATTAGTTCACGTGTACTGAACGGCTTTGTTACATAATCGTCAGCACCCATTTCCAGTCCTAGCACTTTATCGATTTCCGACCCTTTTGCCGTTAGCATAATAATTGGGAAATCATATTTTTTGCGTACTTCACGACATACTTCCATGCCGTCACGTTTAGGTAACATAATATCCAGCAACATTAAATCCGGCTGTTCCTCTTCTACTCTTTGAAGCGCTTCGTCCCCATCGTATGCACAAATGACGCGATAACCTTCTTTTATTAAATTAAACTGCAAAATATCTGCAATCGGTTTTTCATCGTCTACAACTAATATCGTTTTATCCATCATCTAATTCCTCTTTTCTCATAAATTCTCTATATAATTATGAAAGGTTATCTTTTATTTTTACTATAACTACTCTATCATGCTTTGCAATTTGGTGCATTATACAGCTATATTGCTATGATTATTTTCCGGGAAATATTCCACCCATATAAGAATTTTTTTTGAATTTTACCCATTAAATTAATTAATGACCGTATTATAGAAAAAGCAGCCCAAAACTCCGCTTGGACTGCTAAAAATTAATTTAAATATGATAACGGGTTTACTTCTGTACCGTTCTTATGAATTTCGAAATGTAAATGTGTACCTGTTGAACGTCCTGTTGAACCCATTTGCCCTAAAGCGGAACCTTGTTCAACTACTTGTCCAACTTCTACGTCAATACGAGATAAATGAGCATATAACGATTCAAAACCGTTTTTATGGTTAACCACAACATAATTTCCGTATGTTGAATGCTTACCTGCAGTTTTAACAACACCGTTATCCGATGCTTTTATCGTATAGTTTGATGGTCGGGCAATATCGATTCCGTAGTGGTAACGTCCCCAACGCTCTCCCATATTACTTGATATATAGCCACCAACTGCAGGCCAAGCAAAGGTACCTGTACCAACAGAAGGGATTACTTTAGTTCCGACAACAACAACACGATCTTCAGGCTCGGCTACTACATTTGCCTCTGATTGTATTCTTTCCGTTCGGACACCATTCTCTTCAGTAATTAAGTAGGAAACTTCCTTTTTGCCCTTTTCGCCTTCCTGCTTAACTACTTTTTTGCCTTTAAGCATTGTTTCATCTTCTTTAACGATTTTCGCAAAGTCGATTCCCTCTACTTTTTTCTTTTCATAAACTGCCTTTACCGTAACAAACGGTTTTTGTACTGTTACGTTAACTTGTTCGCCTATACGCAGGACAGTGTCTGCTTTAAGTGTGGGATTGATTTTTAATAAGTCAGCAGTTGTTAAATTGTGAGCTTTTGCAATCGAACCTAACACATCTCCTGCTTTTACCGTATATACTTTTTGCTCTAATGCACCTGTTTGTAAAAGCTGTACCGCTTGTTTGGCTGAGACAATCTCCGCCGGCTCGGCTAACACTTCATCTCCTGTAATCGGAGCTGATAATGTAAGATCAACCAGGCGTGTTTCATCATCCTTCAATTCGGGTATAGAATCTTTAGTAGCATTGTTTTGTAATTCTTTTAAATCGTTTTGTGACACAAACTGAAGCTTTAATCCGTCAATTACAGCTTCGAACTCTTCTCTATCCTTCACTGATGCAACGACTGTTTCCCCTACTTTTAGGGAATGGGCTTTTGCCTGAACAGTTATTGCTTCCTGAAGGTTTTTTAATGTCTGCTCTTCATTAGCTTCGACTGTAAATACCTGCTCTGGGATGATTGAGATATCGGCGCCAGCGTCAATTGTTAAATCTTCATATTGTTCGCTTGCCTCTTGTTCTTTTTGCTCGACAATCTCATTTACTGTTGCTTCATCTGCAACAGAACCTACGTATGTATCAGCTACATAAACGTGGAAAACTTTAGCGAATTTTTCTTTATCTGTTTCATTCGCGAAACCTATATTGAATGTCACTGTAGAAACAAGTAATGCAAATAATGTTGCCATTTTAAGTTTTCTATTATGACGATTCATTAGACTTACATTACGTTTTTTTAAGTCTAACTTGTTTCCTTTTGAACTCATGATAAAGCTCCTTTCGACTAGATCTGTTCTATAAAAAAATGTTTGTATATTCTTTTAATAACTCGCAATGGTCAAAAAACACACTTCGCTAATGTATCATATTTCACATTTCAAATGAACCGCTCCAGTCTTTTTGTAATGTAAATGTATTATTATCTAAAAATTTGTTACATTTTTATTAGTTAAAATAGTATATTCATCCTCTTAGTATCCTCTTTTTCATTTTATTAGAAATAATAAAAAAGTGTATTAAAAGCCTGTTAGACCTTTAATACACTTTTATATTCAAACCGGTTATTTCCAGATTTCACTTACGATATTCGTTTGCTCACGTGAAGGGCCTACTGAGAATGTCATTAATGAAATACCTGTAAGCTCTACAATGCGGTGTATATAATTTTTCGCATTATCAGGCAACTCATCAAATGTCCGAACATTCGTCACATCTTCTGACCAACCTGGCAGTTCTTCATAAACAGGTTTACACTGTTTAATGATTTCCAGGTTCGCCGGGTATTCAGTAATTTGTTCTCCGTTATATTCATACGCTGTACAAATTTTGACCGTTTCAAGACCTGATAATACATCAATAGAATTTAATGCTAAATCCGTAATTCCCGAAACCCGGCGTGAATGGCGAACAACGACCGAGTCAAACCAACCAACACGACGTGGGCGGCCAGTTGTTGTACCATATTCACGCCCTACTTCCCGAATTTGCTGACCAATTTCATCATGAAGTTCAGAAGGAAATGGACCATCTCCAACACGAGATGTATATGCTTTACAAACGCCAACGACGCGTTCTACTGCTGTTGGACCAACTCCTGATCCAATTGCTATCCCGCCTGCCACTGGATTTGAAGAAGTTACATATGGATAAGTACCTTGATCGACATCAAGCATAATCCCTTGGGCCCCTTCAAACAGCACTTTACCGCCTTCTTCAATAACATCATTCAGCACTTTCGATGTATCCGTTACATATTGGGCAATTTCCTGACCATAAGCAAAGTATTCCTCGAAGATATCATCAAATTGTAATCCTTCTACTTCATAAAACTTTGTAAATAAGCGATTTTTTAATGTTAAATTTGCGCGTAATTTCTTTTCAAATGTTTCTTTATCTAATAGGTCTGCTACACGAATCCCGATCCGGGCAACTTTATCTTGGTAGCATGGACCAATTCCTTTTGCTGTTGTGCCTATTTTTTCATCACCACGTGCCTGTTCCTCTGCAATATCCTGATAAATGTGATACGGCAAAATTACATGTGCACGATTGGAAATTCTTAAATTCGATGTATCAATTCCTCTAGCTTGCAGTCCTTTTAATTCCGTTACTATTGATTTCGGATTAAGAACAACACCATTTCCTATAACCGAAAGCTTCTCCGGATAAAAAATTCCTGAAGGGATTAAATGCAATTTATATGTTTCTTCACCAATCTTTATTGTGTGACCCGCGTTATCCCCACCAGCATAACGTGCGATTGCATCTGCTCTTTTTGAAAGGAAATCTGTAATTTTACCTTTTCCTTCGTCTCCCCATTGCGTACCTACTACAACTACAGCTGTCATCTATGTGCACCTCCGACGAATGATTCACCTAATGAAAATTATATATTAAGTATTTCATTCTTTTTCATAAGAATTTACCTTTTAATTCCTTAATGATGAAACATGAACATTTTAACAATTCCAAATCCTAAATGTCAACAAAAAACACGAACGTACACATTAAACTAATGTGAAACGTTCGTGTTTAAGGTTTATTCCTCTCGTGGAGGTGGGGTAAATTCTAGATTTAAGAACTTATTGTACTCTTTACGGAATGCCAAGCTTACCGTGCCTGTTGGACCGTTACGTTGTTTTGCAATAATGATTTCGATAATATCCTTACTTTCCGATTCTTTATCGTAGTAATCATCACGGTATAAGAAGGCTACGATATCGGCATCTTGCTCAATCGAACCAGATTCACGCAAGTCACTCATCATCGGTCGTTTATCTTGACGTTGCTCTACACCACGCGACAGCTGTGATAGGGCAATTATAGGTACCTTTAGTTCACGCGCTAAACCTTTTAATGAACGGGAAATTTCCGATACTTCCTGCTGACGGTTCTCTCCTGGTTTACCGCTACCTAAAATAAGCTGCAAGTAATCGATCATAATCATTCCTAAACCGTTTTCCTTAGCTAATCGTCGGCATTTGGCACGTATATCTGTCATGCGCACACCCGGAGAGTCATCGATGTAAATACCGGAATTTGATAAACTTCCCATAGCCATTGTCAGCTTGCTCCAGTCCTCTGTTTCTAAAGCGCCTGTACGCAAGCGTTGTGCATCGATATTACCTTCTGCACATAACATACGCATGACAAGCTGGTCTGCTCCCATTTCAAGAGAGAAAATCGCTACATTTTCACGGGCCTTTACAGCAACACTTTGGGCTACGTTTAAGGCAAAGGCTGTTTTACCAACCGATGGACGGGCTGCCACAATAATTAAATCGTTGCGTTGGAAACCTGCCGTCATCTTGTCCAAATCACGGAAACCGGTAGGAATACCTGTCACATCCCCCTCACGTGACTGGAGCTGTTCAATATTATCAAATGTTTGAACGAGTACATCTTTTACGTGCTTAAAATCGCCCGCATTTTTACGGTTCGAAACTTCAAGCATTTTCTTTTCAGCTTCTGCTAAAAGAATTTCTACCTCATCTTCGCGCGTATATCCATCATCTGCAATTTTAGATGCAACGCGAATAAGGCGACGTAAAATCGCCTTTTCCTCTACTATCTTTGCGTAATGTGCAATATTGGCAGCCGTCGGAACAGCACTCGCCAATTCCGTAATATAGCTTAATCCGCCGATATCCTCGAGCTCTTTTTTTGCTGATAATTCTTCCGTTACAGTGACAAGATCAATTGCTTTTCCCTGATCGCTCAAGTTCAGCATCGTTTGGAAAATCTTTTGATGGGCAATATGATAAAAATCATCTGCTATAACAATTTCGGATGCTGTTATTAGAGCTTGTGGTTCAAGGAAAACGGCTCCAATGACCGATTGTTCCGCTTCACTATTATGTGGAGGAACACGGTCCATCATGGATTCGTTCATTGTTGTCGCTCCTTACTCTTCAATTACATGTACCTTTAAAGTAGCCTTTACATCTTGATGTAACTTCACTGGTACATTGGCAAATCCTAATGAACGAAGTCCTTCATTACAATCCATTTTACGTTTGTCTACTTTAAAACCATGTTTCTTTTGTAGTGCATCTGCAATTTGCTTTGTAGATACCGAACCAAATAGGCGACCACCTTCACCTGATTTCGCTTTTACTTCTACTGTGATTGCTTCTAATTGCTCTTTTAAATCTTTCGCTGCCTGCAACTCTGCTGC harbors:
- a CDS encoding PAS domain-containing sensor histidine kinase; this translates as MQKVSFFKSIHVKLVLIYVLLIIIALQIIGIYFSKQLETNLKTNFQDSIRQRIELVHYSVREEMLKIRDENTPPSLEDSLKPILQGFSTEDINKINVVDRHDRILATSEDDQAIVGQRINEEIIQQAASSETLLDKISLDRDTGQRIWILAVPIMDNVGSKEDLKGVIYVQSNIEKVYEQLNEINRIFAAGIAVSLAITIILGILVARTITRPISDMRKQAQAMSKGNYARKVRVYGTDEIGQLAIAFNHLTNRLQEAQSTTEAERRKLASVLSNMTDGVIATDRKGKIILINDPALELLHDSRETTLNRPIASVLRLDQEYSFEDLIHMKDSVNLDFSMNDAPYVLRANFSVIQKETGFVNGLITVLHDITEQEKIDMERREFVANVSHELRTPLTTMRSYLEALAEGAWKDENIAPTFLNVTQTETERMIRLVNDLLQLSKMDSQEYELNLEFVEFNKFFTQIIDRFEMSKSQNVEFIRLLPEKSYFVDIDTDKLTQVIDNIISNALKYSPDGGNIRFGFTVHDNMIRVMISDDGMGIPKENVTRIFDRFYRVDRARARSMGGTGLGLAIAREMIEAHGGKIWAESEEGQGTTIFFTLPYELDEAGDWE
- a CDS encoding DNA-binding response regulator, which produces MDKTILVVDDEKPIADILQFNLIKEGYRVICAYDGDEALQRVEEEQPDLMLLDIMLPKRDGMEVCREVRKKYDFPIIMLTAKGSEIDKVLGLEMGADDYVTKPFSTRELIARVKANMRRLNVPAQIEEAQAETNDIVVGSLTIQPDAYLVLKRDESIELTHREFELLHYLAKHIGQVMTREHLLQTVWGYDYFGDVRTVDVTIRRLREKIEDNPSHPLWIVTRRGVGYYLRNPEQE
- a CDS encoding replicative DNA helicase (unwinds double stranded DNA); protein product: MNESMMDRVPPHNSEAEQSVIGAVFLEPQALITASEIVIADDFYHIAHQKIFQTMLNLSDQGKAIDLVTVTEELSAKKELEDIGGLSYITELASAVPTAANIAHYAKIVEEKAILRRLIRVASKIADDGYTREDEVEILLAEAEKKMLEVSNRKNAGDFKHVKDVLVQTFDNIEQLQSREGDVTGIPTGFRDLDKMTAGFQRNDLIIVAARPSVGKTAFALNVAQSVAVKARENVAIFSLEMGADQLVMRMLCAEGNIDAQRLRTGALETEDWSKLTMAMGSLSNSGIYIDDSPGVRMTDIRAKCRRLAKENGLGMIMIDYLQLILGSGKPGENRQQEVSEISRSLKGLARELKVPIIALSQLSRGVEQRQDKRPMMSDLRESGSIEQDADIVAFLYRDDYYDKESESKDIIEIIIAKQRNGPTGTVSLAFRKEYNKFLNLEFTPPPREE
- a CDS encoding 50S ribosomal protein L9, with the translated sequence MKVVFLKDVKGKGKKGEIKEVAEGYARNFLIKNGYAKEANNQAISELQGQKRLEEKNAAAELQAAKDLKEQLEAITVEVKAKSGEGGRLFGSVSTKQIADALQKKHGFKVDKRKMDCNEGLRSLGFANVPVKLHQDVKATLKVHVIEE
- a CDS encoding adenylosuccinate synthase: MTAVVVVGTQWGDEGKGKITDFLSKRADAIARYAGGDNAGHTIKIGEETYKLHLIPSGIFYPEKLSVIGNGVVLNPKSIVTELKGLQARGIDTSNLRISNRAHVILPYHIYQDIAEEQARGDEKIGTTAKGIGPCYQDKVARIGIRVADLLDKETFEKKLRANLTLKNRLFTKFYEVEGLQFDDIFEEYFAYGQEIAQYVTDTSKVLNDVIEEGGKVLFEGAQGIMLDVDQGTYPYVTSSNPVAGGIAIGSGVGPTAVERVVGVCKAYTSRVGDGPFPSELHDEIGQQIREVGREYGTTTGRPRRVGWFDSVVVRHSRRVSGITDLALNSIDVLSGLETVKICTAYEYNGEQITEYPANLEIIKQCKPVYEELPGWSEDVTNVRTFDELPDNAKNYIHRIVELTGISLMTFSVGPSREQTNIVSEIWK
- a CDS encoding transcriptional regulator, with the protein product MDWSRTKTIFIWVFLVLNIFLYTQYLESYNEGQEIDVLGETMEIEARLKGDNITYIALPNNKESAAYYSGQIKNFSPSEVPYFKNQSAKIENNNKLIVTMDKPVKLQKSDTRDSYTDFVHNNVYEGDSYVLWDIDKEKKEATFFQKVNDVTLYYNVRGYVKLYWDDENRIVSYEQTMLEKHEKLDKQQNLLTARQVLQILYGKNLLKPDSQITEMNLGYSTIVQLTQTQVFAPTWEVRVKLTDDTEEIHFVNAVQGRIVEIQNDLSEIVEQTEDLEE